Proteins co-encoded in one Papaver somniferum cultivar HN1 chromosome 5, ASM357369v1, whole genome shotgun sequence genomic window:
- the LOC113281195 gene encoding peroxidase 43-like isoform X2: protein MIAKSVSSHYKWIYVVADEGCDGSILIEGQNAERHAFGHQGVNGFDVIERAKSQLERVCPGVVSCADIVAMAARDSISLSNGPRYQVQTGRRDGRVSNVSSASIMPEVNESIQQLKSKFLQKGLSEKDLVLLSAAHTIGTTACFFMTDRLYNFPTTGSDPSINPRFLPELKSRCPQKGDVNARLPMDHGSPLRFDSQILRNIRDGFAVLQSDAKLYDDKVTRGIIDSYFGILSSVVGPSFEADFVDSIVKMGRLGVNTGSQGEIRRVCRVFN from the exons ATGATTGCCAAAAGTGTTTCGAGTCATTACAAGTGGATATATGTGGTTGCGGATGAGG GATGTGATGGGTCGATTTTAATTGAGGGCCAAAACGCAGAGAGACATGCATTTGGACATCAAGGTGTTAATGGTTTTGATGTTATAGAGAGAGCTAAATCGCAGTTAGAAAGAGTATGTCCTGGTGTTGTTTCCTGTGCTGATATTGTAGCCATGGCAGCTCGAGATTCTATCTCACTG AGCAATGGACCACGTTATCAGGTTCAAACGGGTCGAAGAGACGGCCGAGTTTCGAATGTTTCATCAGCCTCTATTATGCCAGAAGTGAATGAATCCATTCAACAATTGAAATCTAAGTTTCTTCAAAAGGGACTTTCAGAAAAGGATCTTGTTCTTCTCAGCG CTGCGCACACGATTGGAACTACAGCCTGCTTCTTCATGACGGATCGACTCTACAACTTCCCAACAACAGGGTCCGATCCTTCAATAAATCCGCGCTTCCTTCCTGAGCTAAAATCTAGGTGCCCACAGAAAGGAGATGTAAATGCTAGATTACCCATGGACCATGGAAGTCCATTGAGATTTGACTCCCAAATCTTGCGGAACATTCGAGATGGATTCGCAGTGTTACAGTCTGATGCAAAACTTTATGACGATAAAGTAACCAGGGGAATAATCGATTCTTATTTTGGAATTTTAAGTTCGGTTGTTGGTCCATCTTTTGAAGCGGATTTTGTTGATTCAATTGTGAAAATGGGCAGATTAGGGGTAAATACTGGTTCTCAGGGAGAGATAAGGCGGGTTTGCAGGGTTTTTAATTGA
- the LOC113281195 gene encoding peroxidase 43-like isoform X1, which yields MALISVIVITLISTSFLGFSYGQLRVGFYSSVCPKAEEIVSSVVREAFLVDNNMAAILLRLHFHDCFVNGCDGSILIEGQNAERHAFGHQGVNGFDVIERAKSQLERVCPGVVSCADIVAMAARDSISLSNGPRYQVQTGRRDGRVSNVSSASIMPEVNESIQQLKSKFLQKGLSEKDLVLLSAAHTIGTTACFFMTDRLYNFPTTGSDPSINPRFLPELKSRCPQKGDVNARLPMDHGSPLRFDSQILRNIRDGFAVLQSDAKLYDDKVTRGIIDSYFGILSSVVGPSFEADFVDSIVKMGRLGVNTGSQGEIRRVCRVFN from the exons ATGGCTCTGATTTCAGTTATTGTGATCACACTGATTAGTACTTCTTTCTTAGGCTTTTCATATGGGCAACTTAGGGTTGGTTTTTATTCATCTGTATGTCCAAAAGCTGAAGAAATTGTAAGCTCTGTTGTTCGTGAAGCTTTTCTTGTTGACAACAATATGGCTGCTATCTTGCTTAGACTACATTTCCATGATTGTTTTGTTAAT GGATGTGATGGGTCGATTTTAATTGAGGGCCAAAACGCAGAGAGACATGCATTTGGACATCAAGGTGTTAATGGTTTTGATGTTATAGAGAGAGCTAAATCGCAGTTAGAAAGAGTATGTCCTGGTGTTGTTTCCTGTGCTGATATTGTAGCCATGGCAGCTCGAGATTCTATCTCACTG AGCAATGGACCACGTTATCAGGTTCAAACGGGTCGAAGAGACGGCCGAGTTTCGAATGTTTCATCAGCCTCTATTATGCCAGAAGTGAATGAATCCATTCAACAATTGAAATCTAAGTTTCTTCAAAAGGGACTTTCAGAAAAGGATCTTGTTCTTCTCAGCG CTGCGCACACGATTGGAACTACAGCCTGCTTCTTCATGACGGATCGACTCTACAACTTCCCAACAACAGGGTCCGATCCTTCAATAAATCCGCGCTTCCTTCCTGAGCTAAAATCTAGGTGCCCACAGAAAGGAGATGTAAATGCTAGATTACCCATGGACCATGGAAGTCCATTGAGATTTGACTCCCAAATCTTGCGGAACATTCGAGATGGATTCGCAGTGTTACAGTCTGATGCAAAACTTTATGACGATAAAGTAACCAGGGGAATAATCGATTCTTATTTTGGAATTTTAAGTTCGGTTGTTGGTCCATCTTTTGAAGCGGATTTTGTTGATTCAATTGTGAAAATGGGCAGATTAGGGGTAAATACTGGTTCTCAGGGAGAGATAAGGCGGGTTTGCAGGGTTTTTAATTGA
- the LOC113281195 gene encoding peroxidase 43-like isoform X3, with the protein MAAILLRLHFHDCFVNGCDGSILIEGQNAERHAFGHQGVNGFDVIERAKSQLERVCPGVVSCADIVAMAARDSISLSNGPRYQVQTGRRDGRVSNVSSASIMPEVNESIQQLKSKFLQKGLSEKDLVLLSAAHTIGTTACFFMTDRLYNFPTTGSDPSINPRFLPELKSRCPQKGDVNARLPMDHGSPLRFDSQILRNIRDGFAVLQSDAKLYDDKVTRGIIDSYFGILSSVVGPSFEADFVDSIVKMGRLGVNTGSQGEIRRVCRVFN; encoded by the exons ATGGCTGCTATCTTGCTTAGACTACATTTCCATGATTGTTTTGTTAAT GGATGTGATGGGTCGATTTTAATTGAGGGCCAAAACGCAGAGAGACATGCATTTGGACATCAAGGTGTTAATGGTTTTGATGTTATAGAGAGAGCTAAATCGCAGTTAGAAAGAGTATGTCCTGGTGTTGTTTCCTGTGCTGATATTGTAGCCATGGCAGCTCGAGATTCTATCTCACTG AGCAATGGACCACGTTATCAGGTTCAAACGGGTCGAAGAGACGGCCGAGTTTCGAATGTTTCATCAGCCTCTATTATGCCAGAAGTGAATGAATCCATTCAACAATTGAAATCTAAGTTTCTTCAAAAGGGACTTTCAGAAAAGGATCTTGTTCTTCTCAGCG CTGCGCACACGATTGGAACTACAGCCTGCTTCTTCATGACGGATCGACTCTACAACTTCCCAACAACAGGGTCCGATCCTTCAATAAATCCGCGCTTCCTTCCTGAGCTAAAATCTAGGTGCCCACAGAAAGGAGATGTAAATGCTAGATTACCCATGGACCATGGAAGTCCATTGAGATTTGACTCCCAAATCTTGCGGAACATTCGAGATGGATTCGCAGTGTTACAGTCTGATGCAAAACTTTATGACGATAAAGTAACCAGGGGAATAATCGATTCTTATTTTGGAATTTTAAGTTCGGTTGTTGGTCCATCTTTTGAAGCGGATTTTGTTGATTCAATTGTGAAAATGGGCAGATTAGGGGTAAATACTGGTTCTCAGGGAGAGATAAGGCGGGTTTGCAGGGTTTTTAATTGA